Within the Candidatus Saccharimonadales bacterium genome, the region GTCAGGGCGTATAAAGTTTTTTTATTAACTGGTATGTCGACTCCGTGTATTCTTGGCATTTAACCTTGTCGCTGTTTGTGTCTCGGGTTAGTACATATCACCCGCACCACGCCGTTACGTTTGATAATTTTACAGTTTTTACATCGTTTTTTGACCGACGGCTTAACTTTCATTACTTGTATCTGTAAACGATCCGGCCTCGTTCGAGATCATACGGCGACATTTCCACATCTACCCGGTCACCCAGCAGAATTCTAACATAGCGACGTTTCCTCACCTTGCCGCCCAGGGTTGCCAAAATAACTTTTTCCTCGTCCGCGCCTAAACCTTCCAGTTTTACCCTAAACAACGCGTTCGGCAAAGTTTCCACTACCGTGCCGGTTGCCTTAATCACTTCTTTAGTCTTCTGTGCCATAGTACGCGGGAATTGTAACCGATGCAGGCCCAATTTGCAAGACTGGTGCAGTATATAATGAAGTCGTGCTGAAAGACCGAACGATCTTGAGCCACACTGTCTTGAGTCTTTTCCTTAGTCAGTTAGCCTTCTGGCTGATCTTTGCGAGCCGCGATCAACTGCCGCCGCAGGTACCGCTCTGGTATCTTCGACCCTGGGGGGAGCTACAACTCGCCGACCAGTCGCTGGTCTGGCTCCTACCGGGACTGGTAGTCGGGATACTCGCCATTAACTTAATCATTACCTCCTTCATTCACCACCGCTACCGCTTCCTGTCACACTTCCTCCTGACCACCACGACCGTCACCAGTCTCTTTCTACTTCTGGCGACTCTCAATCTCCTCAACCGCCTCTTGGGATGGGTTTAATGGAAACAGAGCCCTCTCTTTGACCTAACCGTAAGCAAACAGTGCAACCAAAAAAAAGACTAGAGCCTAAAAAGACCCTAGTTCTTTATTGATGGAGAGGTTCGCTCTCTACCAACTTTCTTGGTTTTACGTGAGGTTGTTTACTCCGGCACAACCTCAAAAGTGATCGGCCCGTACAGATTGTTGACCTCGTCGCTTTCGGTAACTTCCTCATCGTTATCTATCCAAAGATAGATCGTGTGAGTACCGGCGTCGAGTTCGTCGAGCCGAAAGTCATCGGTGCGCGACTCGCCCGGGTCGAGTTTAATGACCGATTCTTCATCGTCTGGGTTAGCTCCCAACGGCGGCACTCCGCTGTAATCCAGGAACAAACCGACTTCCGACCACGATTCGCCTTTCACGTCACCTTGATTGGTGATGGTGAAGTAGACGCGCACGTTGTCGTCGGTGGTGGGATCTTCCGGATCCAGCCAAACACTGGTGAAAACCAAGTCTGCCAGTTGCGGCGTCAGGGTTGGCGTGGCGGTCGGCTCCACGGTGGGATTTGGAGTCGCCGTGGGTGCGGGC harbors:
- the rpmJ gene encoding 50S ribosomal protein L36; the protein is MKVKPSVKKRCKNCKIIKRNGVVRVICTNPRHKQRQG
- the infA gene encoding translation initiation factor IF-1 gives rise to the protein MAQKTKEVIKATGTVVETLPNALFRVKLEGLGADEEKVILATLGGKVRKRRYVRILLGDRVDVEMSPYDLERGRIVYRYK
- a CDS encoding CARDB domain-containing protein, with protein sequence PAPTATPNPTVEPTATPTLTPQLADLVFTSVWLDPEDPTTDDNVRVYFTITNQGDVKGESWSEVGLFLDYSGVPPLGANPDDEESVIKLDPGESRTDDFRLDELDAGTHTIYLWIDNDEEVTESDEVNNLYGPITFEVVPE